The Chlorocebus sabaeus isolate Y175 chromosome 1, mChlSab1.0.hap1, whole genome shotgun sequence genome includes a region encoding these proteins:
- the LOC103235246 gene encoding olfactory receptor 5J3-like, with protein MTPGELALASGNHTPVTKFILQGFSNYPDLRELLFGAILLIYAITVVGNLGMMALIFTDSHLQSPMYFFLGVLSFLDICYSSVVTPKLLVNFLVSDKSISFEGCVVQLAFFVVHVTAESFLLASMAYDRFMAICQPLHYGSIMTRGTCLVLVAASYAFGGANSAIQTGNVFALPFCGPNQLTHYYCDVPPLLHLACANTATARVVLYVFSALVTLLPAAIILTSYCLVLVAIGRMRSVAGREKALSTCASHFLAIAIFYGTVVFTYVQPHGSTNNTNGQVVSVFYTIIIPMLNPFIYSLRNKEVKGALQRKLQVSIFPG; from the coding sequence ATGACACCTGGAGAACTAGCCCTTGCCAGTGGCAACCACACCCCAGTCACCAAGTTCATCTTGCAGGGATTCTCCAATTATCCAGACCTCCGGGAGCTTCTCTTTGGAGCCATCCTGCTCATCTATGCCATAACAGTGGTGGGCAACTTGGGAATGATGGCACTCATCTTCACAGACTCCCATCTCCAAAGCCCAATGTATTTCTTCCTCGGGGTCCTCTCTTTTCTTGATATTTGTTACTCTTCTGTGGTCACACCTAAGCTCTTGGTCAACTTCCTGGTCTCTGACAAGTCCATCTCTTTTGAGGGCTGTGTGGTCCAGCTCGCCTTCTTTGTAGTGCATGTGACAGCTGAGAGCTTCCTGCTGGCCTCCATGGCCTATGATCGCTTCATGGCCATCTGCCAACCCCTCCATTATGGTTCCATCATGACCAGGGGGACCTGTCTCGTGCTGGTAGCTGCTTCCTATGCATTCGGTGGAGCCAACTCTGCTATCCAGACTGGAAATGTCTTTGCCCTGCCTTTCTGTGGGCCCAACCAGCTAACACACTACTACTGTGACGTACCACCCCTTCTCCACCTAGCTTGTGCCAACACAGCCACAGCAAGAGTGGTCCTCTATGTCTTTTCTGCTCTGGTCACCCTTCTGCCAGCTGCAATCATTCTCACCTCCTACTGCTTGGTCTTGGTGGCCATTGGGAGGATGCGCTCAGTAGCAGGGAGGGAGAAGGCCCTCTCCACTTGTGCCTCCCACTTTCTGGCCATTGCTATTTTCTATGGCACCGTGGTTTTCACCTACGTTCAGCCCCATGGATCTACTAACAATACCAATGGCCAAGTAGTGTCTGTCTTCTACACCATCATAATTCCCATGCTCAATCCCTTCATCTATAGCCTCCGCAACAAGGAGGTGAAGGGCGCCCTGCAGAGGAAGCTTCAGGTCAGCATCTTTCCTGGCTGA